One genomic window of Cellulophaga sp. Hel_I_12 includes the following:
- a CDS encoding diacylglycerol kinase family protein — translation MNKKKESFVVNRVKSVGFALRGALLLIKTEASIKVQVFIGLLITAAGFYFEISNTEWILQIFAIALVIGIEGMNTAVEKVADFIQPEFDPKIGFIKDIAAGAVMIVSIAATIIGLIIYVPKFF, via the coding sequence ATGAATAAAAAAAAGGAATCGTTTGTTGTAAACCGAGTAAAAAGTGTGGGCTTCGCTTTGCGCGGAGCTTTACTTTTAATAAAAACAGAAGCTAGTATTAAAGTTCAAGTGTTTATAGGACTTTTAATCACCGCTGCTGGCTTTTATTTCGAAATATCAAACACCGAATGGATTCTTCAAATCTTCGCTATTGCTTTAGTGATAGGCATTGAAGGTATGAATACTGCTGTAGAAAAAGTAGCCGATTTTATTCAGCCCGAATTTGATCCTAAAATTGGTTTTATAAAGGATATTGCGGCCGGAGCCGTGATGATTGTTTCTATAGCGGCTACGATTATAGGTTTAATCATCTATGTTCCCAAATTTTTTTAA
- the tpx gene encoding thiol peroxidase, which translates to MATVTLKGNQIYTIGNLPSKGVSAPNFELTKNDLSTATLADYRGKKVVLNIFPSIDTGTCAQSVRQFNQEASELENTIVLCISKDLPFAQARFCGAEGIKSVEMLSDFKDGNFGSSYGLSFSDGPLAPLHSRAVIVLNEQGKVVYTEQVAEIVDEPNYKAALEALLDE; encoded by the coding sequence ATGGCTACAGTAACACTAAAAGGAAATCAAATTTACACCATAGGAAATTTGCCATCAAAAGGGGTTTCAGCACCCAATTTTGAGCTCACTAAAAACGATTTATCTACGGCAACTTTAGCCGATTATAGAGGTAAAAAAGTAGTTCTAAATATTTTTCCAAGCATAGATACAGGAACATGTGCACAATCTGTGCGCCAATTTAACCAAGAAGCATCTGAATTAGAGAATACCATAGTGCTGTGCATTTCAAAAGATTTACCCTTTGCACAAGCTCGTTTTTGTGGTGCGGAAGGGATTAAAAGTGTAGAAATGCTATCTGATTTCAAAGATGGTAATTTTGGTAGTTCGTACGGATTATCATTTTCTGATGGTCCTTTAGCACCTTTACATTCGAGAGCTGTCATTGTTTTAAACGAACAGGGAAAAGTTGTTTATACGGAACAAGTTGCTGAAATTGTTGACGAACCAAATTATAAAGCAGCGTTAGAGGCCTTGTTAGATGAATAA
- a CDS encoding co-chaperone YbbN, whose product MILELEQDNLKEIIDQNQNVMVQYSATWCGNCRIMKPKFKKEATENETITFVMVDAEKFPESRKLANVDNLPTFAAFTGGKLKNQIQTNKYEVLKELIHEITSN is encoded by the coding sequence ATGATTTTAGAATTAGAACAAGATAATTTAAAAGAGATAATTGACCAAAACCAAAATGTTATGGTTCAATATTCGGCTACATGGTGCGGAAATTGCCGTATTATGAAGCCAAAATTTAAAAAGGAAGCTACAGAAAACGAGACCATTACTTTTGTTATGGTAGATGCTGAGAAATTCCCTGAATCTAGAAAATTAGCGAACGTAGACAATTTACCTACCTTCGCCGCTTTTACAGGAGGTAAGCTTAAAAATCAGATACAAACTAACAAATACGAGGTTTTAAAAGAATTGATTCATGAAATTACCAGTAATTAA
- a CDS encoding peroxiredoxin yields the protein MAIVGKKFPNLSVNAMNDLGDTFKINVLEEAQKNNKKVLLFWYPKDFTFVCPTELHAFQAALGEFEKKNTMVIGASCDTAEVHFAWLSTAKDNGGIEGVTYPILADSNRNLASTLGILDITNEQYNEETGVVTVEGDNVTYRATYLIDEEGTVFHEGINHMPLGRNVNEYLRLIDAYTHVQEKGEVCPANWEEGKNAMTADRSGVASYLSAHAN from the coding sequence ATGGCAATTGTAGGTAAAAAGTTTCCAAATTTAAGTGTAAATGCAATGAACGATTTAGGAGATACTTTTAAAATAAATGTATTAGAAGAAGCTCAAAAAAACAATAAAAAGGTACTACTTTTTTGGTATCCAAAAGATTTCACTTTTGTATGCCCTACAGAATTACATGCTTTTCAAGCGGCATTAGGAGAGTTTGAGAAAAAAAACACCATGGTTATCGGAGCCTCTTGTGATACGGCCGAAGTGCACTTTGCTTGGTTAAGTACAGCCAAAGATAATGGCGGGATCGAAGGTGTTACCTACCCAATCTTAGCAGATAGCAATAGAAATTTAGCGTCTACCTTAGGTATTTTAGACATTACCAATGAACAATACAATGAAGAAACAGGCGTAGTAACTGTTGAAGGTGATAATGTTACTTATAGAGCTACGTATTTAATCGATGAAGAGGGTACTGTATTTCACGAAGGAATTAATCATATGCCATTAGGGAGAAACGTAAATGAATACCTACGTTTAATCGATGCTTACACCCACGTACAAGAAAAAGGCGAAGTTTGTCCAGCAAACTGGGAAGAAGGTAAAAATGCGATGACTGCTGACAGATCTGGAGTTGCTAGTTACTTGTCTGCTCACGCTAACTAA
- the nhaC gene encoding Na+/H+ antiporter NhaC codes for MQNQSLNPSGPENEHIVENRELSIWEALIPVVLLMAMLAYNIFFAGGEVLGEYSNQFILLIGGVFAAIVGLFNKSTLKTMAKEIWENLRSVFIPIMILFLVGALAGTWLVSGIIPAMVYYGLQVLNPTIFLPASVIIAAIISIATGSSWTTSATVGIALVGIGTALGIPTGMIAGAVISGAYFGDKMSPLSDTTNLAPAMAGTDLFTHIKYMAYTTVPTILITLVVFTIISLNIDTTGTADISGLLKTIETTFAITPYLFIVPIVVIVLILFKTKPLVALGVGVGLAAIFAMIFQTQILETLHESEVTALFNAIFTDTAIVTDNDKLNELFSSGGMEGMLWTIYLICCAMVFGGIMDGIGALARITKALLSIATSTFGLFSSTVISCLGLNTIASDQYLAIVIPGKMFKKAYQDKKLAPENLSRTLEDSGTVTSVLIPWNTCGAYQSGVLGVSTGDYFIYAIFNWLSPIMTLTFAGLNIKIRQLVSAKKS; via the coding sequence ATGCAAAACCAAAGTTTAAACCCCTCCGGTCCTGAAAATGAACATATTGTAGAGAACAGAGAACTAAGTATTTGGGAGGCATTAATTCCTGTCGTACTCTTAATGGCTATGTTAGCCTATAATATTTTCTTTGCAGGCGGTGAGGTCCTGGGAGAATATTCTAACCAATTTATTTTACTTATTGGAGGTGTTTTTGCGGCTATCGTAGGTTTATTTAATAAGTCTACCTTAAAAACAATGGCCAAAGAAATATGGGAAAATTTGCGAAGCGTTTTTATTCCCATCATGATTTTATTTTTAGTCGGGGCCTTGGCGGGTACCTGGTTGGTAAGTGGTATTATTCCGGCCATGGTTTATTATGGATTACAAGTATTAAACCCCACAATTTTTTTACCAGCCTCTGTAATTATTGCAGCTATTATTTCTATTGCTACAGGGAGTTCATGGACCACTTCAGCTACCGTTGGTATTGCATTGGTAGGTATAGGAACTGCCCTTGGAATTCCTACGGGAATGATTGCTGGTGCCGTTATTTCTGGTGCTTATTTCGGTGATAAAATGTCGCCTTTAAGCGATACTACAAATTTAGCTCCAGCTATGGCAGGAACAGATCTGTTCACTCACATTAAATATATGGCCTATACAACAGTGCCTACCATACTTATTACTTTAGTAGTTTTTACCATCATTAGTTTAAATATTGATACCACAGGAACTGCAGATATTAGCGGTTTATTAAAAACAATTGAAACCACCTTTGCCATAACACCTTATTTATTTATTGTACCTATTGTGGTTATTGTTTTAATCCTTTTTAAAACAAAACCCTTGGTGGCCTTAGGCGTAGGCGTTGGACTGGCAGCCATTTTTGCCATGATTTTTCAAACTCAAATATTAGAAACACTTCATGAATCAGAAGTAACAGCACTTTTTAATGCTATTTTTACCGATACAGCCATTGTAACCGACAATGATAAACTAAATGAGTTATTCAGCTCAGGCGGAATGGAAGGGATGCTTTGGACGATTTACTTAATATGTTGTGCCATGGTCTTTGGCGGTATTATGGATGGTATCGGAGCCCTAGCCAGGATTACAAAAGCACTATTATCGATCGCTACTTCCACATTCGGACTTTTTTCAAGTACCGTTATTAGTTGTTTGGGCCTTAATACTATTGCTAGTGACCAATACCTAGCCATCGTGATTCCGGGTAAAATGTTTAAAAAGGCATATCAAGACAAAAAATTAGCCCCAGAAAATTTAAGTAGAACTTTAGAAGACTCGGGCACCGTAACTTCGGTATTAATTCCTTGGAATACCTGTGGTGCTTATCAATCGGGGGTATTAGGCGTAAGCACGGGAGACTATTTTATATATGCTATTTTCAACTGGTTAAGCCCTATTATGACCCTCACTTTTGCTGGTCTCAATATTAAAATAAGACAATTGGTTAGTGCCAAAAAATCATAA
- a CDS encoding PLP-dependent aspartate aminotransferase family protein: protein MNYKASDKLQDLQYFGEYGGVNPSISDSSTYTFISAKTMFDTFEGNTEGCYLYSRHSSPSNLYLGEALAALEGTETANVYGSGMGAITAVILQMCNSGDHIVSSRTIYGGTYAFMKNFLKKFNIKVSFVDTTSIEAIENAITDSTKMIYCEAVSNPLLEVANIAAISTLAKKHELPLVVDNTFSPLSVAPGKLGADVVIHSLTKFINGTSDCVAGVVCGTTDFCLSLKDVNSGAGMLLGSTLDSLRASSILKNMRTLHIRMKKHSENALYLAEKFEQDGLKVSYPGLASHPGHQTMKTQMNSEYGYGGLLTLNVGSLENANALMELMQEKNLGYLAVSLGFYKTLFSAPGTSTSSEIPLEEQIAMGLSEGLIRFSIGLDNDIERTYKTMKGCMEQLHILNLKPVS from the coding sequence ATGAACTACAAGGCGTCAGATAAGTTACAAGATTTACAATATTTTGGAGAGTATGGAGGTGTCAACCCTTCTATTTCAGATTCTTCAACCTATACCTTTATATCAGCAAAAACAATGTTTGATACTTTTGAGGGAAATACAGAAGGCTGTTATTTATATAGTCGTCACTCTTCACCATCAAACTTATATTTAGGTGAAGCTTTAGCTGCTTTGGAAGGCACAGAAACCGCTAACGTTTATGGTAGCGGTATGGGAGCTATTACGGCGGTAATTTTGCAAATGTGTAATTCTGGTGATCATATTGTAAGTAGCAGAACAATTTATGGCGGAACCTATGCTTTTATGAAAAATTTCTTGAAAAAGTTTAACATCAAAGTTTCCTTTGTGGATACAACCTCTATCGAGGCTATTGAAAATGCCATTACCGATAGTACTAAAATGATATATTGTGAAGCCGTTAGCAATCCACTTTTAGAAGTAGCAAATATCGCAGCCATCTCAACATTGGCAAAAAAGCATGAATTACCTCTTGTCGTTGATAATACATTTTCACCTTTATCCGTAGCTCCTGGAAAATTAGGTGCAGATGTTGTGATTCATAGTTTAACGAAATTTATAAACGGCACTAGCGATTGCGTTGCAGGTGTAGTTTGTGGAACCACTGATTTTTGTTTGAGCTTAAAAGATGTGAATTCTGGAGCTGGAATGTTGTTGGGCAGTACCTTAGACAGTTTGCGAGCCTCATCGATCTTAAAAAATATGCGCACGTTGCACATAAGAATGAAAAAGCACAGTGAAAATGCTTTGTACTTAGCTGAGAAGTTTGAGCAAGACGGACTCAAAGTTTCCTACCCTGGATTAGCATCACATCCCGGACACCAAACCATGAAAACTCAAATGAATTCTGAATATGGGTATGGGGGTCTTTTAACCCTAAATGTGGGTTCATTAGAGAATGCAAACGCTTTAATGGAGTTGATGCAAGAGAAAAATCTTGGGTATTTAGCGGTTAGTCTTGGATTTTATAAAACCCTATTTAGTGCACCGGGCACTTCAACATCTTCTGAAATTCCATTAGAGGAGCAAATAGCAATGGGATTATCAGAAGGCTTAATTAGATTTTCTATTGGGTTAGACAACGATATTGAAAGAACTTACAAGACCATGAAAGGCTGTATGGAGCAATTACATATATTGAACCTAAAGCCTGTATCTTAA
- a CDS encoding Lrp/AsnC family transcriptional regulator has protein sequence MIFDETDRKLLSLLQQDCKRTTKEYAISLNLSVTAVYERIKRLEKTGTISKYVALVDKKQVERPFTVLCHVKLAQHTKDYVTLFEREVVKLKEVVECYHISGDYDYILKIHVSDMEKYREFMVSKLTAIHHIGSTQSSFVIAEVKHTTAIAL, from the coding sequence ATGATTTTTGACGAAACTGATCGAAAACTTTTGAGTTTATTACAACAAGATTGTAAACGAACCACTAAAGAGTATGCCATTAGCCTAAACTTATCGGTTACAGCGGTTTACGAGCGTATAAAGCGACTGGAAAAAACCGGTACCATTAGTAAGTATGTGGCTTTAGTCGATAAAAAACAGGTCGAAAGGCCTTTCACGGTACTTTGCCATGTAAAACTGGCACAACATACAAAAGACTATGTAACGCTGTTTGAAAGAGAAGTTGTAAAATTAAAAGAGGTGGTCGAGTGTTATCACATCAGCGGGGATTACGATTATATTTTAAAAATTCATGTGAGTGATATGGAAAAATACAGAGAATTTATGGTGTCAAAACTTACTGCGATTCATCACATAGGAAGCACACAGAGTTCTTTTGTGATCGCAGAAGTGAAGCATACTACAGCGATTGCCTTGTGA
- the lpdA gene encoding dihydrolipoyl dehydrogenase produces the protein MSKYDVAIIGSGPGGYVAAIRCAQLGMKTAIIEKYSTLGGTCLNVGCIPSKALLDSSHHYEDAIKHFEDHGIEIPGEIKLNLEKMISRKQGVVDMTTKGIQFLMDKNKIDVFEGIGSFKDATHINIKKNDGKTETIEAKNTIIATGSKPSSLPFITLDKERVITSTEALKLKEVPKHMIVIGGGVIGLELGQVYKRLGAEVTVVEYMDRIIPTMDGDLSKELMKVMKKQKVKFELSHKVKSVARKGKEIVVKADNKKGEEVSFTADYCLVAVGRHAYTEGLNLEAAGVQLEERGRVAVNEHLRTNVANIYAIGDVIKGAMLAHKAEEEGTLVAEIIAGQKPHIDYNLIPGVVYTWPEVASVGKTEEQLKEAGIEYKSGSFPMRALGRSRASGDTDGFVKILADKKTDEVLGVHMIGARVADLIAEGVTAMEFRASAEDIARMSHAHPTYAEAVKEAALAATANRALHV, from the coding sequence ATGAGTAAATACGATGTAGCCATTATTGGTTCAGGACCAGGAGGATATGTTGCAGCTATTCGCTGCGCACAATTAGGAATGAAAACAGCCATAATTGAAAAGTATAGTACCTTAGGTGGTACATGTTTAAATGTAGGTTGCATCCCTTCGAAAGCTTTATTAGACTCTTCACATCATTATGAAGATGCGATAAAACATTTTGAGGATCACGGTATTGAAATACCAGGAGAAATAAAATTGAACCTAGAAAAAATGATTTCTCGCAAACAAGGAGTAGTGGATATGACTACCAAGGGGATTCAATTTTTGATGGATAAAAACAAAATTGATGTTTTTGAAGGTATCGGTAGCTTTAAAGATGCTACTCATATAAATATCAAGAAAAACGATGGAAAAACAGAAACTATTGAAGCAAAAAACACCATAATTGCCACCGGATCTAAGCCCTCTAGTTTGCCATTTATTACATTAGATAAAGAACGTGTTATTACCTCTACAGAGGCTTTAAAGCTTAAAGAAGTGCCTAAACATATGATTGTCATTGGTGGTGGTGTTATTGGTTTAGAGTTAGGGCAAGTATACAAGCGCTTAGGTGCTGAAGTTACCGTTGTAGAGTATATGGACAGGATCATCCCAACCATGGACGGTGATTTGTCTAAGGAATTAATGAAAGTTATGAAAAAGCAAAAAGTTAAATTTGAGCTTTCGCATAAAGTAAAATCTGTAGCGCGTAAAGGTAAAGAAATCGTTGTCAAAGCAGATAATAAAAAAGGAGAAGAAGTTAGTTTTACGGCAGATTATTGTTTAGTTGCTGTGGGTCGTCATGCCTACACTGAGGGATTAAATTTAGAAGCGGCAGGTGTACAATTAGAAGAAAGAGGAAGAGTAGCCGTTAATGAACATTTAAGAACCAATGTCGCTAACATTTATGCCATAGGTGATGTTATAAAAGGGGCTATGTTAGCTCATAAAGCCGAAGAAGAAGGTACTTTAGTCGCTGAAATTATAGCGGGTCAAAAACCACATATTGATTATAACTTAATACCTGGTGTAGTCTATACGTGGCCAGAAGTAGCGTCCGTAGGCAAAACAGAAGAACAATTAAAAGAAGCTGGAATTGAGTATAAGTCAGGCTCTTTCCCGATGCGTGCTTTAGGCAGATCCAGGGCAAGTGGTGATACCGATGGATTTGTAAAAATATTAGCCGATAAAAAAACAGATGAAGTTTTAGGGGTACATATGATTGGTGCCCGTGTTGCTGATTTAATAGCTGAAGGAGTTACGGCTATGGAATTCAGAGCATCTGCTGAAGATATCGCTCGTATGAGTCATGCGCATCCAACCTATGCAGAAGCAGTAAAAGAAGCGGCACTAGCGGCAACAGCCAATAGGGCATTGCACGTATAG
- a CDS encoding CDGSH iron-sulfur domain-containing protein, with the protein MSEKNYSPIGIDLEKDKAYSWCTCSHSSNQPFCDGSHRAQNATPPMRFTVEEDKKAFLCTCKKTSNPPYCDGSHNK; encoded by the coding sequence ATGAGCGAAAAAAATTACAGTCCCATAGGAATTGATTTAGAAAAAGATAAGGCTTACAGTTGGTGTACATGCAGCCATAGTAGCAATCAACCTTTTTGCGATGGTTCACACAGAGCGCAAAATGCTACGCCACCCATGCGATTTACCGTTGAAGAAGATAAAAAGGCATTTTTATGTACTTGTAAAAAAACAAGTAATCCACCGTATTGTGATGGCTCACATAATAAATAG
- a CDS encoding heparan-alpha-glucosaminide N-acetyltransferase domain-containing protein yields the protein MISKPNRLYFIDAMRAWAILMMLQGHFVDGLLDNAFRDTSNFGYTLWLYFRGVTAPVFFTVSGFIFTFLLIKGEKSGFDNPRVTKGIKRGLQLIFIGYLLRLNFWGLFGGYIYDSFYYIDVLHCIGFSILGIVGLYVLTTKRKAFFPLLLITITLLLFIFEPTYKQWSHNYLPVSLANFLTKANGSVFTIFPWFGYATCGAFLSILFSKFKEAKYLYPVAISVSIVLGLSLIFGSSELFLALAKYTNIQLIADVFFNNYLFIRLGDVFLVFAIFMILRGLLTHPTLLKIGQSTLSIYVVHYIILYGSFIGLGLYYFLHHSLSPMAVIVGALFFMLVSTATALYYENHKIAIKTSIKTKRVQLFEPLDPWLLFASKLFKGYVIKLRTTTLKLFRLIKD from the coding sequence ATGATATCTAAACCAAACAGACTCTATTTTATTGACGCCATGCGTGCTTGGGCTATTTTGATGATGCTCCAAGGACATTTTGTGGATGGTTTATTAGATAATGCCTTTAGAGATACATCAAATTTTGGATATACGCTTTGGCTTTATTTTAGGGGAGTTACAGCTCCTGTTTTTTTCACGGTTTCCGGATTTATTTTTACTTTTTTACTTATTAAGGGTGAAAAATCTGGATTTGATAACCCTAGAGTAACCAAAGGAATAAAAAGAGGTTTACAACTTATATTTATTGGATATTTATTGCGATTGAATTTCTGGGGTTTATTTGGGGGTTACATCTATGACTCTTTCTATTATATTGATGTTTTACATTGTATAGGTTTCTCTATTTTAGGAATTGTAGGGCTCTATGTACTGACCACCAAAAGAAAGGCATTTTTCCCTTTATTACTCATCACGATTACTCTTCTATTATTTATTTTCGAGCCTACCTATAAGCAATGGTCTCACAATTATTTACCGGTTTCGCTCGCGAACTTTTTAACGAAAGCCAACGGATCGGTTTTTACGATTTTTCCTTGGTTTGGTTACGCCACTTGTGGGGCGTTTTTATCTATCCTATTTTCAAAATTTAAAGAAGCTAAATATCTATATCCAGTAGCTATTTCAGTATCAATTGTACTAGGCTTAAGTTTAATTTTTGGTTCTTCTGAACTGTTTTTAGCCTTAGCAAAGTATACGAACATTCAGCTCATAGCTGATGTATTCTTTAATAATTATTTATTTATTCGTTTAGGCGATGTATTTCTTGTATTTGCCATTTTTATGATTTTACGTGGTTTATTAACACACCCTACTTTATTAAAAATAGGGCAAAGTACCCTTTCTATTTATGTAGTTCACTACATTATTTTATATGGCAGTTTCATTGGTTTAGGATTGTATTATTTTTTACATCACAGCCTTTCTCCTATGGCAGTTATAGTTGGCGCTTTATTTTTTATGTTGGTAAGCACTGCTACGGCTTTATATTATGAAAACCATAAAATAGCTATAAAGACGAGTATTAAAACCAAGCGTGTACAACTTTTTGAACCTTTAGATCCCTGGCTTTTATTCGCTTCAAAATTGTTTAAAGGCTATGTCATAAAGCTAAGAACTACTACTCTGAAGTTATTTAGATTAATTAAAGATTAA
- a CDS encoding NADPH-dependent FMN reductase: protein MAVVLAFAGSNSSVSINFKLINFTVSLLQSHEVKSINLANYPFPMYSYDEEKNNGYDTALISLKNEIKNSDGILIAVNEHNGHPSAYFKNLIDWLSRIERKFLADKKIFLMATSGGQRGAISALEVVENLLPRFGAEITATFSLPSFGENFDEEKGIMHEELATAHKKALQLFLSKL from the coding sequence ATGGCAGTAGTTTTAGCTTTTGCAGGTAGTAATTCATCGGTTTCAATAAATTTTAAACTTATAAATTTTACGGTTAGTTTACTTCAAAGCCATGAGGTAAAGTCGATTAATTTAGCCAATTACCCCTTTCCGATGTACAGTTATGATGAAGAAAAAAATAATGGCTATGATACCGCTTTAATAAGCCTAAAAAATGAAATTAAAAATTCAGACGGAATCCTTATAGCTGTTAATGAACACAACGGACATCCATCAGCTTATTTTAAAAACCTGATAGATTGGCTTTCTCGAATAGAACGAAAATTTTTAGCGGACAAAAAAATTTTTTTAATGGCAACCTCTGGTGGCCAACGTGGCGCGATAAGCGCCTTAGAAGTTGTTGAGAATTTGCTTCCTAGATTTGGAGCAGAAATTACAGCGACCTTTTCATTGCCCTCTTTTGGTGAAAATTTTGATGAAGAAAAGGGAATTATGCACGAAGAATTGGCTACAGCACATAAAAAGGCATTGCAATTATTTCTTTCAAAATTATAA
- a CDS encoding anthranilate synthase component I family protein — protein sequence MRTKISFRVDDISTFKVSLLQWAQQFYEIVWLDSNDNEQKYSSFDAILAVDALTAIKTDATHAFEDLKVYQNETKDWLFGYLSYDLKNDVEQLTSKNYDGIEFPELYFFQPKRLIKIQNNTVEFDYLQMVEDEIEADYKSILNLSFDTTLDHTQLEKSLSIKMRIFKDEYFKQVTQILSHIHRGDIYEVNFCQEFYIENQQIDPIKVYQNLNAISKAPFASFLKINDKFLLCASPERYLKKVGPKVISQPIKGTAKRSKNKEQDHQLKYNLEHNEKERAENIMIVDLVRNDLSKYAIKGSVQVEELCKVYSFDQVHQMISTVVAEVADDLNPVSIIKSTFPMGSMTGAPKISAMQIIEDLEAFKRGLYSGAVGYFTPENDFDFNVVIRSILYNSSKPYISFAVGSAITAKATPEHEYQECLLKAKAMRTVLE from the coding sequence GTGCGTACAAAAATTTCTTTTCGAGTTGATGATATTTCTACATTTAAAGTATCGCTTTTACAATGGGCGCAGCAGTTTTATGAAATTGTTTGGTTAGATAGTAATGACAATGAACAAAAATACAGTTCGTTCGATGCTATTTTAGCTGTTGATGCGCTTACAGCCATAAAAACAGATGCTACACATGCTTTTGAAGATTTAAAAGTATATCAAAATGAAACCAAAGATTGGTTATTTGGCTACCTATCGTATGATTTAAAGAATGATGTAGAACAGCTTACATCAAAGAACTACGATGGCATAGAATTTCCTGAGCTGTACTTTTTTCAACCAAAAAGACTTATTAAAATCCAAAATAATACGGTTGAATTTGATTATTTACAGATGGTTGAGGATGAAATTGAAGCTGATTATAAGAGCATTTTGAACCTTTCTTTTGATACCACTTTAGATCATACGCAACTCGAAAAATCATTGTCTATTAAAATGCGCATTTTTAAGGACGAGTATTTTAAACAAGTCACACAAATACTTTCACATATTCACCGTGGCGATATTTACGAAGTTAATTTTTGTCAAGAGTTTTACATTGAAAACCAACAAATTGATCCTATCAAAGTATATCAAAATTTGAATGCTATTTCTAAAGCGCCTTTTGCTTCATTCTTAAAGATAAATGATAAATTTTTGTTGTGTGCTTCTCCTGAGCGCTACTTAAAAAAAGTGGGACCAAAAGTAATTTCCCAACCCATTAAAGGCACTGCAAAACGTTCTAAAAATAAAGAACAGGACCATCAATTAAAGTATAATTTAGAACACAACGAAAAAGAGCGCGCCGAGAATATCATGATTGTAGATTTAGTACGAAATGATCTCTCTAAATATGCAATTAAAGGCAGTGTTCAGGTAGAAGAGTTGTGTAAAGTGTACAGTTTTGACCAGGTACATCAAATGATTTCTACAGTCGTTGCAGAGGTTGCTGACGATTTGAATCCGGTATCGATCATAAAAAGCACGTTTCCGATGGGCAGTATGACGGGGGCTCCAAAAATATCTGCGATGCAAATTATTGAAGATTTAGAAGCCTTTAAACGCGGTTTGTATAGCGGTGCTGTGGGTTACTTTACGCCAGAAAATGATTTTGATTTTAATGTGGTCATTCGCAGTATTTTATACAATTCTAGCAAACCTTATATTTCTTTTGCAGTAGGGAGCGCTATTACTGCAAAAGCTACTCCTGAGCATGAATACCAAGAATGTTTGTTAAAAGCAAAGGCCATGCGTACAGTGTTAGAATAA